aacagaaataaacacttggaaTATGTCACTGTGCATTGAATCTCTTATGAGTGTCACTTTTCAGCATTATTACTGAATTCATTTTTGGATGATACTCCAGATGCACCCTtttgcatcaaaatgtttgtaacctaagcaaaaaaaaaaaagtacatccaAGTCCACTGACTAAAAATGGTTTGAGTTGGTCTTGATGCTTTAAATGGAAAGGTTCGATTGCTCGTAACTGACCTCCAGATCAAGGGAAAGTTGACCAATTTACAGGtacatctattttattttattttttttccatgttgcTCACCGTGGAacaataatttatgaatttaagttttgggttttttttgcaggACGATGGTTAGTCAAGCTTCTGTGTCTGCCAGATGTTTGGGTCCACGATGCAACTGTAAATGAGATGTTTATGAAtgcgtgttttgttttttttgtttgagcaCCAACCAATAAAGACAGCGAAAGGTTTGTTGGAGTCGCCTTGGTTTTGTGTGGCACAGGTTTTACTGAATTATGCTGCCCGACTCAAAATGACATTTACAAAAGATGGTGACTCTTAGCAGAACTATGTACACATGCTGCCTGTTTAAGGACAGATGAACAATCTcgaccaagaaaaaaaaaaaaatgttttacaagttTTACTCTAGGCCAGAGCCCCTTTAGCCCTCCAGTCCTGGGACAAAAGCCCCAGCAACccctcttcatcctcttccccctcctctccgtcGTCTTCCTCAGTCTCCATCTCTTCATCCTTTCTGGGCGCAGACTGGCTTTTCAGCACGTCCCTCCTGTCCCTCAGCAGCTCCACCCTCTTGTAGCACTCGATCTGCTCGTCGATCTCGTCGATCTGACGCTCCAGCCGCCCCTCTTCGTCGTCCTCCGCCACGATGGCCTCGGACTTGGTGTTCACCTGTCGGATCTCCTTCTGGAACTCTTCCCACTCCTTGtccatgtggtccttgggggcgtCGACGTTGCGGACCTTGGCGTCCCGCACAGGGTCGTCGAAGAAGCCCTCGGGCAGCGCCTCGGCGGTGTTGTCCTTCTTCTCGGCGCTCTTCTCCGGGACGTCCGCCTTGAGGATGGAGCCCGAGTGGGAGACGGCGGGCGCGGGCGGGATGGAGCTGTCGAAGAAGTCCGCCGGCAGCTCCGCGGCTGACGGCGCTGCGGGCGTGGGCTCACCGGCGTCTTCgtcgtcgtcctcctcctcctcataaACTCCCGCTAAGAGGCTGAGTCCTGCCGATTTCTGCGCAGAGTCAGGCGCCTTTTCGGTGCCTTTCTCGAAGAAGTCTCCGGGCAACCCTGAGCCAGACTGCTCCGCCGGTTTGGTCTTTTTTCCGGCGACTTCCGCGCTGTCCGTCGCTTTCCTTTTCACCGGCTGACTCTGTGGCGCAGCTGGTTGACTCTTTGCTTCCTTCAACTCTGCAACCTTGTCCTTATGCGGTTTGCCCAGAACATGGGCTGGCCACAGCAGCTCAGACTTCACCTGCACGGCGCACAGGACGCAGCTGAGGTGACCCAAACTGTTGTATTTGGCGAAGGGAGATTCCACGCGCTTCTTCTCCGTGTTCTGCCTCTGCTTCTCCCTCATCAGCCGCCGCAGCTCTTCTTGGTTTACTACTTTCTTCCCTTTCTTGGACGCCTTGGTTGCCATTCTTGGGAACGAGGCGTGCTAGCTTAGCTACTTGTTGCTCCACAAACAGAAACGTCGCGCTTCGTGTTGTTTTGACTGTCGTGGCGGCTCGGGTCTTCAGCGCCACCACCTGGTGGGGAGGGCAACTCGCAGACGGAGAGCCACTAGGTGCTGTCTGCTTGGATCCTTTTTGCAGTCCTGCATATGTAtgggaaaaggaaaacagtttGTTCAAGTTGTTTATTTTCCACCATTTTCCAAAAGAGAAGCATCTACTAATGATTGGCaaattctgtgctttttttaattgatttctataagaagctttatttaaaattggaACATCATGGATCGTATCATTGCACAAATCAGGTTatctgtttttgatttactcGCCGAATTTTACTACTGCTCTATTGCTACTATTCTAATACAGActcatataaaaacaaaagatacCCACTTCACAACATGTCACTACTTTAGATACTTTTAAGTTCGGGTTGGACTGGACCCATCCTTTTAGAATTGGAAAACAAGCGCTAAAGccacaatttcttttttcatttttacaaacaaaagaaattgaGCAAAGTTTCCATATTGTACTTTGGAAAACAAATCTGCATTTAGTCTATGATACACTATGGTCAAGATTCATAGACTTTGAGACAGAAATTCACAAAAGCAATGAAATTCATTCAGTTTCAGAATTATGTTTCATTATTTGTTGAACCATTAAAATAAGAACTGagagtaaatatttatttatttatatatatatatatatatatatatatatatatatatatatatatatatatatatatatatatatatatatatatcataagctgtcatttttaatttcatttacaaTTTTTACTAAACTGAGAAGGGGAACTAAATAAAAGATTTCTTTAAGTTTTTCCTCTTGAGTAACTTTGATTAATATGATTTTCAGTGCCCTTTTTCGTGGTTTGATTGCTTTTATGGTTGAAGGTTCTGTAGTTAACCTTCAGAACTAAAGAGATATGGAAAGAagacattttattattaaaacacaaACGCTATCaattgctacatttatacatgtTCTGAACCGATTCATTTTGTCCTAGGATTCGACATGCCACATTAATTTCGGTCAGTTTTGTCTTTGCTCAGCATTTTATGAATCCAGATACTTCATTAACTGTCTACCGGTACTCTGTGTGACAACGTGGTTTATTTTGTATCCGTGAAACCTCCTGTGCCCCTGCGGTCGATCAATAAGAAAGGCTGATAGTTCAGTCAGATCAGTCTCATTAATCTCCAGTACAGTCTCGTATAAATATGACACTGTAAGgacataatttattttctgctgtAACATGATAGATGTGTATAttgtacaaacattaaaatatcaAGTTATATTTTGATTGGCTCCATTTTATTTGCATCGATTTATTCTTTTTTGCCTGGGTGTCATCTCTAACCTTCCATACAACCCATGCCATACCAAAATAGAGTAAAACATCTAGTTTTTCTGCCTAATatgtcttttttaataaatatccTTTAACCTTATAATAGTTTTTGAAAACTAATAGAGGTTTTCCAAACTagcaaagatggatggagcaagAATCAAGCATCTTTGGTGTCacatgatgatttttttttttttttatacagattatcaggatgcacacaaataacattaaacacacacacacataaaacagatttaaattttACACTTTTGAGATCAGTTGTTTGCACTAACCAAGCATATTACCTGGGAAGcttaaaaagtgcaaaaaatagATGTGTAAGATTTGTATGTAGGGAATTTGTATAATTCGTACATGCACAAATAAAGGGCAATTCTAAGAAAAACAACTCCAGAGGCAGTAAATACTTCATATTCGGGAATTTCGGGTAAGAGAGCGCCTGACAACCTTAAAAACAGCCCTACAAAGGCATTGATTGGATCAGAGCACTTTCGTGAGTTCGAGTCACCATGTTAAAGTCCAGATTAAAGTACATTTGAGAATCTATGACAATAGGTGAAATTGATGTCCACAAAACCGCTTGCTTAAACCTGGCTGAGCTCCTATGAGTAAAAACGTCAGTCTCAAGATATGCAAAGCTGCAGAGCGGAAGCCTGCCTCAAAATACTTGTAAGAATTATAGGGTTTTATTGGGCTGTTGTTTTGCTAAGACATTTACAGTTCTTTTGTTTACTTCACACATGTCAAccaaaacatttagtttttacttTCCAATTGATTTGGATCCCGAAACAGAGCCAGAAATCCCACCGCCAGTTTACATTCAGACCCAGAGCCAGCCGTTTGCTCCAGTCTCGTTTTTTTTCATAACGAGTTCCGTGATCTCGCGATGTTTGCTGTCTGCTGTCAGTTGTTTCGCTAGCGAGAACGTTAGCTCGGTTGGCTTATTGTACCAACCTGTCCTCCGGACTtttactctctttttttttttgctgcaaagaCTGAAccgattttattttttaaaacgtgCGTTTAAAGGCGACAGAAGACACAACGATGTAGTCGTCCGAAGGTCGTTTCCATTTCTCTCTTTGTGTTCATTTAGTGCGTGTGTGTTCTGTTATGTTTACGGTTAATTTCTTTATTCATCGCCGCACCCACcgtattcattttttatttagggCTAGCAAGCTAACGTCTGATGGAAGCTAATGCTGGCTTCCAGTCTGTCAGCAGGTGTAACGATATTTgaattatatatacatatatatatatattttaaaaaacacttaaacaaTAAgcgattgttttattttactgtgcGTCAGTCGGGAGGGGGGTTTGTTATGTTCGCTTTCATCTTCACCATTTTGTAGTAGCTAAAGTCACCCAACGCGGACGGTAGTCATCATGACAGGTGAAAAGATACGCACCATGCGGAAGGATCACAACAACAAAGCGAATAAAAATGAAGCCATCATGGACTCATACGACGAGACGTCCAACGGGACGGTGCCCAACGGCAACTGTAACCGCTTCAGGTCCAACAAGGCTTTCCAGAAACCCGTCAAGTCGTcggcgctgcagcagcagcagcagcagctcaacgCCAACAACGTGAACGGCAACGCGCCCGTGGTCAGCGACGACAACAAGAACCCCATCATCCTCCTGACCAGCGAGGAGCCCGAGTTCCCCGTACACGAGTGCGTGTTCAAAGGGGACGTCCGCCGGCTGTCGTCTCTCATCAGGACCAACAGCATCGCTCAAAAAGACGTGCACGGTAAGCCTGGCCCAAGCTGCGTTTGCTGCGTTTCAATGCATGAGAATGAAAATCAAACGTCTATGCCGGTAATTCCACTATGAAAGTCAAACCTGTGTTATATCCGTTAATTACAGACAGGGGGGGATTATATTTAAAGAGTTGATTTCTATGGATTGTGGCTTAGTGAAAAGCCAAAAATTCAgttttccttcagaaaatcGGAATATTAGCCAATAACGTGCATGTTTAATACGTTACAGAACATTTGACAGCTTTCTCGCAAGGCGTTTAGGCCACACTTTTGTCCTTCCGCTTAACTTTCCAGGAATATGCTTGCTGGCTGTTCGGCACTCTGAGCAGCCACCCCCCTGTGTGTCACGGATCTATGTTATGAGTTTGGGCTTTTTCCATAGAATTGCTGAAATAAGTCAAAGTTGCTATAGACTAATGCCTGTTTGTGTCTGACGTGGACtgattttgtttgtctttttaggGAACACCCCTCTTCACCTTGCCATAATGTTGGGCCACAGAGGTAAAGGAGACAAACTCAGTAGTAAAGCCTGATAAATAGGTtgggcatatttttttttcattgtcagtgtttaacTGGATATGCCAGTAAATACAATTTTGAGTGTTCTTCACCATGCTTTGGAACCAGCACCACATTACTGCCGTTCAACctgtaattttctgagatatGCAGAGCTGAgctaaaatattcttgattaaGGAGTGGCCTATATGGGACTCCTATGATATGATTACCTTCATATAAAATACTATGATTTTTGCAGTATGATGGCGCTTACACAAAAATATCAACCCAAAACACATAACAAGACCTaatatatatagttttgctATATATCAAATCACAATCATTTTTATTGCAAAGCACTTGTTCTATCAGCCATTATATTTCAAGTGTGACACGTTCTAACTCGGCAGACTAACAGCATATCCAGTCCCTATATATGGAGAGTGATAATGCCAGAATAGAAGAGTGGAAATGTGGGTTAAATAGCAACTCACAATAATATTGCAAACCCAGGTTTTTTGCATTGTCAGGAAGCTAATCTCTGTTTCCATTTTAGACAGAACAGCAAGAGCAATTGTTTCCGATGCTTAAATATTCTATAGTTGTATCTTTATCggtaacatttgtttttttctttatgtaagCTGAAGCAAAATTATTGCAGAAAATGATCCCACGTTAATGTTCCGGGGGTTTAAAGAGTAACACTGGGACTATACCGAGCTGATAATGCTTCATTAACGATCTCACTATCTGCTCGGGTAGAACCAGCAGCTTAGGCAGACATGCTGATTGTAACTTGCCCCCTGTACCTCCTGCATCTCATTGAAAGGATTTGAAACTGCTGGAACGGTGTGACAGGAAGGTTTATCAGTTTGGGAGTCAGACCTTTTTGAAACCTTCGTGCACCTCCATGCCGCTCCAGCTCATGCCATCTACACGTAGGCTGATCATCGCACACCTGtcgctcaaaaaaaaaaaaagccagcatTTGCATCTGTAAGCTTTATTTCGCAGCAACGCGGAGGTCCGCAGAGATTGGACATCATATTTTTCATACCTTCTGAACCTCTTAAGAGGAGGAAATAAATGTTCCCATCAATTTGGTTAAATCGGTTTACTGATCGCTTTTAGGAGCATGCTCCACTTACAGAACGTAAAGCATTTTTAACGATCAACGGCTGAGCCCGCTGTCGCAGAGCGTGCTTCTAAAACATGCCACCCAAGCGTTGGACGATTAGCATAGAACGTGGCTATTTTATCTCGTGCAAACTCTGCATCATAACCTCAACACTGGCCGTGTTCCTGCACAGTTAGGAGGCAAATGAGTTGGGCAGAAGCAGACCAGGAGGGCTTTCCTCTTAAGCGGTATACAAAGCATTTTTACTGGCTGGAGGAGGCCAGCAACGCGTCGTCAGAGTCGTCCGACTCTATTAACCGTTATCGACTGGTGTCAGGGAAAACGAGCAATTGTGATccttagggctgtgcataaaaatcgatacaaagattaatatcaatgtttttaaaaaaacgatttaatatcgatatctCTGCTTTCAAtgtcgatatacctcccaacccctagggggcggtATTACAGCacgccattactgttcacagcgaggaagtgcaagtgagatgAATTTGCGGAATGGCCGACAGGATCTTAGAAgctccttcgtccctaaaatcagacgtttgggcacatttttggtttctgagatgcattgaaccaaatgcactttattttcctgttaatatatcaatgttcaataaattgaacataaatatatttggctggttttgttgattgaatcaCTTTGGGCAttcatttgaaagtaataaattatCAATGTTGGAGtcatcaaatcaagctgagctatatcgagaatcgtatcgaatcggctcatcctagatgacaCCCAGCCCTGGTGACCCTAAACTAGCAGAGATCATGACCGGGGCAATACACCGCCCAGATTTCATCATGTTCTGCCGCTTCTCTGTGTGCTCATGGCATGTGTCGCCGTCGTAGAACCAACGGTCAGGTTAACCGTGCGGCTTCACGTTTGCctcttgtgtttttgtctttcagaGTGTGCTCTTCTCCTCCTGGCTCACAACGCCCCTGTAAAGATAAAGAATGCGCAGGGATGGAGTCCCCTCGCAGAAGCTATCAGCTACGGTGACAGACAGATGAGTAAGTCGCAGGAAGACAGCTCTGAGGAGATCATGACGGGACCTTTCAGTGGCACGTCTGCAGCACACCCGCTGTTTTGACGTCGGGAATCAAGAGCCGCGCATGCGATTGTTATTCAGCGAGTCTAAACAACCGGAGGGGTGTACTGTTGTGATGCTTTGGCGGCAGCAATGCGACGTCGTGTTTGACAAGGATTGAACAGGGATCGTTACTCGGTGACGTTCCAGCTTCCTTttgctgctaaaaaaaagtcacttttttATCCGGGTTTGTGTTCAGATTTTCGCTCAAATTTTCCTGAGATTTCATTTCAGAACAGTCGCCTTGATGCTAGATTCCTCCCTTGTTCATTTTTCAGTTTATGGATGCTGCGCGGTTACTGTGGTCGCTTTTGTTGTCTATATGATGTGATGTCTGCTACACAAAGCTAAAGGGTATGAAGTTTGTTTGCTCGTCATCCAGGTCAGACCAGAGGCAGTTCGTGCTCTGACTTCTAATGTTACGGACTGATGGCAACCCccttatgttttcattttattccagataaaataacaaaaacagtaGCAACTGACCCGACTCCTTCGTTCTCACTTTCTGCGACCGGCAGCCTCTGCTTTCCCAGCTCGCGTCGGAGACTTTAAGGCCGGCCATTTTTACAAAGGACCCCAAAACTTTGTTTAGTATGCATCTCAGCTACAGTCGCCTGTCGTGGCAAGCTGGCCGAGGACAGGATGCGGGACCAGGAGCTCTGCTTCGAGAAGGTCACGCCTCTCATGGGGGGGGCAGCAGTGAGGGGTAGAGGGAGAGGGCCGTCATCTGCAAGGACACGCAAAGTCATGAATTAATGGAACATCATGAGTTTTTGCTTAAGGAAAAGCGAACTGCTGCTATTATTTAgttagagcagaaaaaaaacactcttcTAGATAAATTGTAACAAGTCTTAACAACACAATGCAGGCTTGTCTGAAGTCACCTGTGTCGTCGGTTTGAGCAGCTGAATGTGCTGCATGCGCCTCGTCAGcactaacaccccccccccccccccccctcgcatGAGTCAACCAGGATACACCGAGATGTGCTGACTGGCTCTGTTCAGTCCACTTATCATTAAAGGGTCACTGGTTAGTTTCTGAGATGGGCCACGTTTCATGAGCCGGCGGGTTGTAGCTGCTGATTCGCTCCGGGTGCAGCGGCCACGTGTCCACAAATCTGAAATACGTTTTTCCTCTGCGGCCAAAGCAGGTGTGTGCGCAGTACTTTGATCTTTCGCCGGCCGTTCAGACTAGGAGCCATGGTGCTCATCAACCTAAAGATTTGCTGACTCTTAAACGTATGGAAAAACGCTGGAGGCAGCCAGTGATGTCAGCTCTAATTCGGGAAGTCGGCTgcattcatttgtttgttttttttagaaaagccTTCAGTGGATGGAACTCGCCTCTGTGCTGGTAAAAACGTGTCTGAGCTCATTTCTCTGCCCCTgttattccttttttatttttctccagtCACGGCGATATTAAGGAAGTTAAAGCAGCAGTCAAGAGAGAACGTGGAGGAAAAGAGGCCGAAATTACTGAAGGCTCTCAGGGAGGTGAGGATCACACAGCTCTGTGTGGATTTTAACGCTGCAGCTGTCCTGTGTTACCGAACAATGAGTTTACTGTAGTTAAAGAGATCTGGTATAAACAAATAAAGCCAGCCCTTCAAATCGTCTTCTCTTTTCATCCATATCTATGCTTTAgcctgtatttttttaaattgtatttattttgcagctTGGTGACTTTTACCTCGAGGTTCATTGGGACTTTCAAAGCTGGGGTGAGATCACTAACAAGTTGTAAATTGCATAACCATCTAAAGGTGTAGATGTGACATCAGATTAAGGAATAGTTGATATATGCTGTCCTGTTGTTTTCCAGCGGTTCATGGTTACCATTAGGAAGTAATTTCTTCTCTGTGACACATTAGAGGACTCAAATCGGTTTCTGTCTGTTCCAGTGCCTTTGCTGTCCAGGATCCTGCCATCCGACGCTTGTAAAATCTACAAGCAGGGCATTAATATCAGGtgaaacactgaaaataaaGTTCCTGTGCCAGTGAGGAAGTAGAATGTGGAGTGTCGAATGCAGCAAATAGTTGGTATTTAGGCCAAGAACTTCTTTTAGAGCCAGAAAGTGGGTCAAAACAATCTCTGCGCCCTCCTAATTCGCTGTCCTCCATCCTGATTTAGACTTGACACGACACTCATCGACTTCAACGACATGAAGTGTCAGCGCGGAGATCTGAGCTTCATTTTCAACGGCGACGCCCCGCCCGCCCAGTCCTTCGTGGTTCTGGACAACGAAGCAAAAGTGTACCAAAGAATACACCATGAGGTGACCGTGACCAGAAATCGGTTAAAATAAgtgatttgtttattattttttaatttgtaacgACAAGCGACGCTCACTCTCCTCCTTAGGAGTCAGAGATGGAgactgaggaggaggtggacATCCTGATGAGCAGCGACGTCTACTCTGCAACCCTGTCAACGAAGTCGATAACTTTCTCTCGGAGTCAGATCGGCTGGCTCTTCAGAGAGGACAAAACGGTGAGGCTCGCGTCAGAGCGTCATGAGAAACCTCATTTAAAATGCTACGTTTTAATAATTTAGGTCTGTAAATTACAAGTAAAATAAGTGTTGAAAGAGCCCAACAATTAAAGTGatggataaataaattataaagaaaaataataaataaataaggaattgtttaaaaaaaatctagaagAAAGGTTTTTTACCATTAAATTAGATATTCAGTGTTTTAGGCCACGTTGTAGATATATTTAGAAGTACCGATGAATAATGCTAATTATTATCTATTAAAGAAGCAAATGGTTTCTTCTTGATAAAACTATTCTATTTGAAGCATTTAGAATAAACTAGCAGGTAATAATGTCATACCTGAAGCATCGGTGTCACACACTACTCAGTATTATATACCGGTATTTggtaacaatttaaaaaaaaaattatattaccCACAAAACATTCAATTTCATACATTTCCTACCCAACGTAGTGTTAGAAATGCAGCCGCACGTTGCAGTAGTTCAATTCAGCGTGCGAAACATATTCATCATGTAGATTTGATCACAGACAAAGTGATTTGTGCAAAGCGTGTTTTACTGTTAATTTTGGTATTTATGACTTCTATCTGAGGGAAACCTAAAGTTTAGTTTCTCAGGAAAATTAAAGCAACACAAAAGACCAGTTTTAAAaggcatttttaataaagaagtgTCTGCCTAGTGAATCGTAGCTTGTATTGTGAAGTGTCTGCGCTAAATACTTGGTTGGTGCTCCTTTTGCATGATTTCCTGCATCAGTGCGGTGTGGCATGGAGGCGACCcacctgtggttctgctgaggcgCGATAGAAGCCCGGGTTCTATCGTGAACCTGGGCTTCTATCAAACCGATCCTCCTGATCCTTAGCAGAAGCCTCTGATGTTGCCTGTGGTTCTGGAGTGGCTTGGCATGAAGGGTGTTGACAGCTGCAGCACATGTCCTGGATGTGTATGTGcgctgctttgcttcacagtccTATGAAAGCTGCCGTTATCCCTGTCACTTATCTGCTTTTTTCCCTCCACACAACTTTCCTTTCACGTGGTTATCAGACGTCTCCCCTGTGCGTTATATGTTTCGTCATTAAAAAtcgcttttttttcccctgagaaactaaatttggggttttcattatctcTAAGCCAATCAGCTAATAGGCACTTAAAGCACAtcactgtgtgtaatgaatctatatggGTTTCACGTTTTGGGTAATatcactgaaataaaacaactatgtCATGATGATGTATTGTTTTTCGGCGTGCagtaaaatctatattttttgctgtaattattatttagttaaaGACATTCTAATAATAATTGAGGacaggcaaaaaaagaaaataaaaaaaacatctgttaaaGGAAAAATCCTGAAGTTTAAAGCCTTGAGGGCTTCAGCGTAGCAGTTGCAGGGCTAAAACTGCTCAGAGGGGTCATGTTGTCTCTTGGGATACGTTCAcgctgcagcctgaagtgacccaattctgattttattttttttttttttgcccatatgcgacctgtatctgatcttttcatgacagtctgaacaacacagatcagattttttcaaatgcgacccgggccgcttggatatgtggtcctgaatccgatacgcaTCTGATCCAGCCTACACGTCATTGATAtttgacaaacgtcactaacggtggacctggctatgccaaagaggttgACTATTGTGCGGCAACAAACACCTGTTGTAAGTCCATACAGCCCCACGGCAACGCGTTTACTCACTGCTATGGCCGCCGaagttgtgtgtttttatgtgagagcgctaaagagagccgttcagacgcacataaaggtttcctttgtcattcgaaaattatgaatgaagtccgtatcagtaaagccgctcacGTCGCTAAAATTTGGCAAACTTCCTTttcgatcttcttaaaaagattgcgttggtaatgtgctggctccggttggagaataacgtaaagaacgcaagatacgctgcagcattacgatgtttacttccgcaaacaatgagcacgcttgctacgtatgacgtcatcgcgtcctctactgcgcatgcgaGACACTTAGGcgtatgaattcagttcacacaggagatcacatacaagtcgcatatatttagaaaaaaatcacaaataaaatcacaaaaaaatcggaatttagcatcaaggcctgcagtgtgaaggtAGCCCAAGGTCCGTGTCCCGGTTTAAGTTCTGAGTGTTTTTAGAGTTCCAAAGTCGCTTCCGATCACATGTAGACGCTCGTTTGCTGTTCAGGAGAGGGTGGGAAACTTCATGGCTGACTTCTACGCCGTCAACGGTCTGGTGCTGGAGTCGAGGAAACGGCGGGAACATTTGAGCGAGGAAGACATCCTGAGGAACAAAGCCATCATGGAGAGCCTGAGTAAAGGAGGAAGCATCAGCGAACAGAATTTtgaggtaaaaaaacagttcatcCCTATGATCTGTCTGCGTTTTGCCAGCAGTTAGCAGCTGTGTCACTTCAGAGCAG
This genomic window from Fundulus heteroclitus isolate FHET01 chromosome 6, MU-UCD_Fhet_4.1, whole genome shotgun sequence contains:
- the znf830 gene encoding zinc finger protein 830 — its product is MATKASKKGKKVVNQEELRRLMREKQRQNTEKKRVESPFAKYNSLGHLSCVLCAVQVKSELLWPAHVLGKPHKDKVAELKEAKSQPAAPQSQPVKRKATDSAEVAGKKTKPAEQSGSGLPGDFFEKGTEKAPDSAQKSAGLSLLAGVYEEEEDDDEDAGEPTPAAPSAAELPADFFDSSIPPAPAVSHSGSILKADVPEKSAEKKDNTAEALPEGFFDDPVRDAKVRNVDAPKDHMDKEWEEFQKEIRQVNTKSEAIVAEDDEEGRLERQIDEIDEQIECYKRVELLRDRRDVLKSQSAPRKDEEMETEEDDGEEGEEDEEGLLGLLSQDWRAKGALA
- the LOC105935468 gene encoding ankyrin repeat domain-containing protein 13C, which codes for MTGEKIRTMRKDHNNKANKNEAIMDSYDETSNGTVPNGNCNRFRSNKAFQKPVKSSALQQQQQQLNANNVNGNAPVVSDDNKNPIILLTSEEPEFPVHECVFKGDVRRLSSLIRTNSIAQKDVHGNTPLHLAIMLGHRECALLLLAHNAPVKIKNAQGWSPLAEAISYGDRQMITAILRKLKQQSRENVEEKRPKLLKALRELGDFYLEVHWDFQSWVPLLSRILPSDACKIYKQGINIRLDTTLIDFNDMKCQRGDLSFIFNGDAPPAQSFVVLDNEAKVYQRIHHEESEMETEEEVDILMSSDVYSATLSTKSITFSRSQIGWLFREDKTERVGNFMADFYAVNGLVLESRKRREHLSEEDILRNKAIMESLSKGGSISEQNFEPARRQSLTAPAPNTISWEEYITAEHGKPPHLGRELMCKESKKNFKATVAMSQDFPLGIESLLNVLEVIAPFKHFNKLREFVQMKLPPGFPVKLDIPVFPTITATVTFQEFRYDEFDESIFSIPAEYKEDPSRFPDL